GTTTGACGGGAACCGTGGTGAAGGGGTGGGTCTTGGACCGCTTGGCAATCATCTGAATGGCACGGAACCGGCACCCGCCCGCGACGATCCCGGCTTTGCCGTCTTCGTCCATGAGGCCTGCGAGGTTATGGATGAGGCCGAACCGCTCGATGCTGTCGGCAAGGCTTTCGATATGGGCCTCAGAAACAGCTTTGCGGGGGTTCAGATCGGAGATGTAGAGCATCTCCAAGGGGATTTGCAGGATCACGGCGCTGATGGTGTCTGCTTGGATGGGTTGTTGCTTGGTCATTGGATTGTCCTTTCGGATGAATGTCAGGCACGCTCGGAGCGCTTCACGGGCGCTCGGCGGCTGATTTTGTGGATGGGGTAGGGGAGGGGGCCGGAACGCTTGGACGCCCCGGCCTCCGATGGGTTTACCACCAGCAGGAATAGATCACGGTCGATCCGGCTTCGATTTCGGCCCGCGCCCAAGCGCAGAACTCGAGATCGTAGTCGCGGTATTCGGTGGCCTGCTCGTCTTGGAACTGATGGCCGTAGAAAAAGCCACCCTCGCAATGGGGCAGGGCGCTTCCCTTCACCGCCTGTTCCAGCGTGTCGATGTCGGCGGTCTCCAACCTCAACTCGCCGCAATTCAGATCGGACGCCGAAAGCCCGGTCCGCTCGGTGTAGAGCGCCTCCATGAAGGTCTGCAGCTTGGAATGCTTGCGCCAGACGAATTTCGGGCTTTCGCCTTCATCTCCGCTTTCGGGGGTTTTGAGATATGCGTATTGATCAAGGCCCATTGGCCTGCTCCTTTCGTGGTTAGAGCGGCGCGGTGCTGTTTTTCTTGTGACCTCTTGGCCTTGTCCGCTTCCGCCAGTGGCGGAGGCCTCGACTGATCTCACAGCCCGAAAAGCCCCCGTGCTTTTCGGCTGGGCAGAGCAGGTGAGGGCGTGAGCCCTCATGCGGCCGGACGGCGGCCCGACACAGGGGGCCGGAGCGGTGAAATCGGGAGGGACCCGCGCTCCCGCGTGGGAGGAACCGGATTTCTCCGAGGAGGCTGGCGCGGAACGCGACACCAGAGCCCCTGTTCGGGGCGCCGGCCGGATGGCAGGCGGAATCCAGAGTTGGAAACCTGCCAGCCGGG
Above is a window of Ruegeria sp. YS9 DNA encoding:
- a CDS encoding phosphoglycerate kinase, which encodes MGLDQYAYLKTPESGDEGESPKFVWRKHSKLQTFMEALYTERTGLSASDLNCGELRLETADIDTLEQAVKGSALPHCEGGFFYGHQFQDEQATEYRDYDLEFCAWARAEIEAGSTVIYSCWW